A window of Notolabrus celidotus isolate fNotCel1 chromosome 11, fNotCel1.pri, whole genome shotgun sequence contains these coding sequences:
- the nppb gene encoding natriuretic peptides B has protein sequence MPVQFLTFLREPGCSIKEWRGAAVASNIQTATRERRQRASNQSSLHPSADTRNSERNMHLCTIPVCSLLLILNLQLISSYPVSTGLTDTDLDILKVILNRLEESVSEQTEVDQRVSAERDSLDGDEAAADVQQPQIDLDEEMIREFLSAKNLKSVRNNDSSKRSSGCFGRRMDRIGSMSSLGCNTVGKYNPK, from the exons ATGCCAGTCCAATTCCTGACATTCCTACGTGAGCCCGGCTGTAGTATAAAAGAGTGGAGAGGTGCTGCTGTGGCATCCAACATCCAAACAGCTACCAGGGAAAGACGCCAAAGAGCATCGAACCAATCATCTCTACATCCATCCGCTGATACAAGGAACTCAGAGAGAAACATGCATCTGTGCACCATTCCTGTCTGCAGCCTCCTGCTCATCTTAAACCTGCAGCTGATCAGCTCATATCCAGTCAGCACCGGCTTGACTGACACTGACCTGGACATCTTAAAG GTGATCCTCAACAGACTGGAGGAGTCAGTATCCGAACAGACCGAGGTAGACCAGAGAGTCTCTGCAGAGAGGGACAGTCTGGATGGAGACGAGGCAGCAGCTGATGTTCAGCAGCCTCAAATCGACCTGGACGAGGAGATGATCAGAGAGTTTCTGTCTGCCAAGAATCTGAAGAGCGTCCGCAACAACGACTCATCCAAGAGGTCCTCTGGATGCTTTGGCAGGCGGATGGACCGGATAGGATCCATGAGCTCTCTGGGCTGCAACACTGTCGGCAAATACA ATCCAAAGTAA
- the nppal gene encoding natriuretic peptide A-like, with the protein MNPSICVCCASLLLLLNFVGAKPVSDLQTLKQLLEEELNNAPFYSSSEEMDAEGKDANTDKSLFGAPEEHPWDSSDPSNSALQAAKENVLARLFKDLMRTSKRSWSRYKKGGMRSCFGVRLERIGSFSGLGC; encoded by the exons atgaaCCCGAGTATCTGCGTCTGCTGTGCCTCTCTGCTTTTGCTGCTTAACTTTGTAGGAGCCAAACCTGTCTCTGATCTACAG ACTTTGAAGCAGCTTTTAGAAGAGGAGCTCAATAACGCGCCGTTTTATTCCTCCTCAGAGGAGATGGATGCTGAGGGGAAAGATGCAAACACAGATAAGTCGCTGTTCGGAGCTCCAGAGGAGCATCCTTGGGACTCCTCCGACCCCAGCAACTCAGCTCTGCAGGCGGCCAAAGAAAACGTCCTCGCACGTCTCTTCAAGGACCTGATGCGGACCTCCAAGCGCTCGTGGAGCCGGTACAAGAAGGGAGGAATGAGGAGCTGCTTCGGGGTCCGGTTAGAGAGGATCGGCTCCTTCAGCGGGCTGGGATGCTGA